Within Fusarium fujikuroi IMI 58289 draft genome, chromosome FFUJ_chr08, the genomic segment AAATACCAAGACCTCGCCGCCGAGCTTCATATTAACATTTGCGCTGGCACATTTGTTTCCCAGGCCCCCCAATCCGATGATCAACAAAATGCTGATGCCAGACCCACGCTGTTAAATACGTCGGACTTCATCGATCATAACGGAAACCTCCTTGGCACTTACACAAAGACGAACCTCTGGATACCAGAGAGACACACTTTAACATCATTTGTCGATCATGCTAAGAACATATCCAAAGATGATTACACTGCCCCCAATCCCCATCAAGTCATCGACACCCCTCTCGGCCGAGTCGGTATCCTCGTCTGCTGGGACCTTGCCTTCCCAGAAGCCTTCAGACAGCTCGTTCTGGCGGGCGCCAAGATCATTATAATCCCTTCATACTGGACGGCGCTTGATATGTGCAAAGATGGTCTTGCATATAACGCCGACTGCGAGAGGATGTTTATACAGTCTGCTCTAGTAACCAGGGCATTCGAGAACACTGCCGCTGTTATTTATTGCAATGCCGGTGGACCGGCGGGAGAGGGGTTCTTTGGCTGTAGTCAAGTTGCACTCCCTATTGTTGGAACGGTGCCTGGGAGCTTTACCGATGGCGAGGAGGCTATGCGTATCTTGGATGTCGATATGAAGACGGTGGACATTGCGGAACGTAATTACCAGATCCGACAGGACTTGGCCAGGGATGATTGGCATTATGGTTACCTCAAGAACACGGTCGCGAGGCTATAGGATGTAATACTTGATACTTACTTAGTAACTTAATGTCAGATTGTGCAGTTCTATCTCAACCCCTCTCGCATGTAACCAAGCAGCCATACACAGACAAGAGATCTAGTACTTAGAAATTCAACTTCTCCGTAGATGCAATCGCTTGTGGACAAGGTTGCTGATAATTACTCCATTGAAGACCGAGGCGTCGCTTGTTGCGTTCCTATCACTAAACATTAGGCCGATGGGGAGTCATTTGATGTCTCATAAATAAATTGGTAAATTATTACAGTCTGTCCATGTCGCAATAACCTCGAGAAAGATACAGCTTTTAATAGAATGACAAAATCCCACGCTCTTTAACTAAACCAATACCAATACATCAAATCGCTACCCACTATCCTAGCATCGCTATACAGTAATCCCGCGAAGTACGCTTATTCATCGTGCTTCGAGGTTGAGCTAGAGGAAATTTCTTTAGGGCCCCTCTGTGACACTGTATCTGTCACGGGCAATTCTTCCCCCAGAATGCACTCAAGCTTAGGTCCCTCATAAGATTTTCTCTTTCCCAGCCAAAGAGCCGCTACAAACACGACGAAAATGCCCAATACTGCAATCACATAGTCTAAAGCTGTTAGCTTGTAGCCAACTTGTTTGCCTGGAGTGACTTACTCATGGTTGATACATTGACGGGAATTGCAGGAGGGAAGCAAAAGAACTGTTAAAAATACATCAGCATCAGGTCTCAAATCCGCCAAAGTGAGATACTTACAATAGAGGTTACAGCCACAAAAATGACGGCTGTGTAGTTCGCGATGTAGCCTTTGACACGGCCAAGAGAAAACTCAGGGGGCTGCGAAAGCACCATATGTCGACCTCGAATCAGAAGGATAAGCACAGGGGCTGCGTATGAGAGATTGAGGAATAGTGTGCAGCTTGCAATATAAGCATTGAAAGCAACCTCGGGGCCTTTCGGTACATTAGTGGTAAGAAGCAAATGGTTCAGAAGAGAAACATACCCAGGTAAAGAAGTCCGAAGAGAAGATTGAATATAGCCTGCACGACAATAGCTCGAACAGGAACATTGAGTTTGGGGTGAAGATGCGAGAGACTTCAAAAGTTAACCATGTTTGTACAGGAATGGAGATAGGATGCTTACTATCTGGAAAAAGGAGTACCACCGTCTCGTGCCATAGCCCAGATAAGACGACTGCCGGAAGTAACACAGCCATTGGCACCGTTGACGAAACACAGGGCAACGGCAACAGTGAGTACGGTTGCAGCAGCTCGGCTGTTGGTTGCTTGCAGTATCATCTCTGTAAGAGGGCTTTGTGTAGGCGATGCGAGCAGCAGATCAAGGTCGACGAAGCAGAATagcatgacgatgatgaagaatattCCGCTGAGGACAGTTAGGCGGAG encodes:
- a CDS encoding related to NIT3 Nitrilase → MAVTIPSPSFKVALVQMKPKPLDAEHNFAHAAEQIRIAADQGAALAVLPEYHLTGWVPEEPSFALSPADAGKYRKKYQDLAAELHINICAGTFVSQAPQSDDQQNADARPTLLNTSDFIDHNGNLLGTYTKTNLWIPERHTLTSFVDHAKNISKDDYTAPNPHQVIDTPLGRVGILVCWDLAFPEAFRQLVLAGAKIIIIPSYWTALDMCKDGLAYNADCERMFIQSALVTRAFENTAAVIYCNAGGPAGEGFFGCSQVALPIVGTVPGSFTDGEEAMRILDVDMKTVDIAERNYQIRQDLARDDWHYGYLKNTVARL